One genomic window of Actinomycetota bacterium includes the following:
- a CDS encoding heme o synthase, whose amino-acid sequence MSMGLQLPGTSPRERILAHVALTKPRIVELLLVTAVPTMFLAANGLPTLQATIAVLIGGALAGMGANTLNSVYDRDIDALMHRTDKRPAAMGIVSVRAGLFQGFVLSIASAFFLAWWTNLLAAVLALVAIAAYAVGYTMVLKRRTAQNIVWGGAAGCMPVLIAWSAVTGSLTWTPVVLFLIVFFWTPPHYWPLAMKYKDDYERAGIPMLPVLKSAEFVCVSIVRYSWVMVLVSLVLIPVAHMGPVYSASALILGGVFLYEAYRLLGAARCKADGINIIAMRLFHYSISYLALLFLAVAIDPFVF is encoded by the coding sequence ATGAGTATGGGTCTGCAGTTACCGGGGACTAGTCCTCGTGAGCGCATATTGGCGCATGTTGCACTGACCAAGCCGCGCATCGTTGAACTGCTTTTGGTGACCGCGGTGCCAACGATGTTCTTGGCCGCCAATGGGCTGCCCACTTTGCAGGCAACCATCGCTGTCCTGATCGGCGGAGCCTTGGCTGGCATGGGTGCCAACACGCTGAACAGCGTCTACGACCGCGACATCGATGCCCTTATGCACCGCACCGACAAGCGACCAGCGGCCATGGGCATCGTCAGCGTTCGAGCCGGGCTGTTTCAGGGCTTTGTGCTTAGCATCGCCAGCGCCTTCTTCCTGGCCTGGTGGACAAATCTGTTGGCAGCGGTGCTGGCACTGGTGGCGATAGCCGCGTACGCCGTTGGCTACACCATGGTGTTGAAGCGCCGCACAGCGCAGAACATCGTGTGGGGCGGAGCAGCGGGATGTATGCCAGTACTCATCGCGTGGTCAGCGGTGACGGGTTCACTCACCTGGACACCCGTGGTGCTGTTCCTCATCGTCTTCTTCTGGACTCCGCCGCACTATTGGCCGCTGGCGATGAAATACAAGGACGACTACGAGCGCGCAGGCATTCCAATGCTGCCGGTCTTGAAGTCTGCGGAGTTCGTCTGCGTGAGCATCGTCCGTTACAGCTGGGTGATGGTGCTTGTCTCGTTGGTGCTGATTCCAGTTGCGCACATGGGCCCGGTGTATTCAGCTTCGGCACTCATTCTTGGTGGCGTGTTCCTTTACGAGGCCTACCGTTTGCTCGGAGCAGCTCGGTGCAAGGCGGATGGAATCAACATCATTGCGATGCGACTGTTCCACTATTCAATCTCGTACTTGGCCCTGCTGTTTCTCGCGGTGGCGATCGATCCCTTTGTGTTCTAG